A genome region from Mastacembelus armatus chromosome 8, fMasArm1.2, whole genome shotgun sequence includes the following:
- the LOC113141274 gene encoding ras-related protein Rap-1b-like — MSFEEKKTEVRLVFLGAAAVGKTALIQRFLKDTFEPKHRRTVEELHRKEYEVGGVKVVINIMDTSGSYSFPAMRKLSIQNSDAFALVYAVDDPESLEAVKSLREEILEIKEDKFTPIVVIGNKIDRCNERQVSSEDVLSTVELDWNHSFLESSAKDNINVLEAFRELLQQANLPSRLSPAFCRRRETFPKEVNKRPPMNKTNSCLIS; from the coding sequence atgtcttttgaagagaagaagacagaggtgcGTCTAGTATTTTtgggagcagctgcagtggggaAGACAGCCCTCATCCAGCGCTTCCTCAAAGACACCTTTGAGCCCAAGCACCGCCGCACAGTGGAGGAGCTCCACAGGAAGGAGTATGAGGTGGGGGGCGTCAAAGTCGTCATCAACATCATGGACACCAGTGGCAGCTACTCTTTCCCTGCCATGCGTAAGCTCTCTATCCAGAACAGTGATGCCTTTGCACTTGTCTATGCCGTGGATGATCCTGAATCCCTAGAGGCAGTCAAGAGTCTGCGAGAGGAGATCCTGGAAATTAAAGAGGACAAGTTCACACCTATTGTTGTAATAGGCAACAAGATAGACCGTTGCAATGAGCGCCAGGTGTCCAGCGAAGACGTGCTGTCCACAGTGGAGCTGGACTGGAACCACAGCTTTTTGGAGTCTTCTGCCAAAGACAACATCAATGTGCTGGAGGCTTTCAGGGAGCTGCTTCAGCAGGCCAACCTGCCCAGTCGACTCAGTCCAGCATTCTGCCGAAGAAGAGAAACCTTCCCCAAGGAGGTGAACAAACGACCTCCTATGAACAAGACCAACAGCTGCCTCATCTCATAA